Proteins encoded by one window of Puntigrus tetrazona isolate hp1 chromosome 25, ASM1883169v1, whole genome shotgun sequence:
- the depdc7b gene encoding DEP domain-containing protein 7 isoform X1 — protein sequence MASVQDKVAALNIMGKFYSPLNLPLGNICFMLQDHRLINRPQDVQTKVEKTEIWSHIIAALQAQVKVKKRRQHLKSHDNCFLGSDAVDVIQDYLTQNRVFGDAQVSRAMVARLCQVLLDCKVFEVVGTKVLGKTSKPGGFQDSSSSLYRFLNMADPSLDVMEMSLFPPSEESLMNVTPCRQDFLLFSHSTPVKPDHALDLLTEKLDLTGLVGSPPTECLPPSVVREVWHEQTVRKLSRLIDLPLLEGVLSCAKIASPPSRGSNNEPDLLYTSNYLDREVLKAFKESQVDVWLSAAIDLLDFLPDQLVVEVSRELPKFSREEEDGQRMDECKLLLFRVLDKHYGHIERKPLLCDSMEDVYTEIMELLMNGKLERALEVLQLTLKLLPVSAREELRRLLEFMATAADAANVRLHKEIENRMVVKKTFTRAVIQSKSLTRGKTDLLMLFMLDNHQEIFKIPGSLHKLVSEKLDDIVKHRETSTTDTLFCQRVAREMYTHTIKDSTKNELYSLLKNIDENPKYSLKEKKRLLAQFYKGHPDIFMQYFGSRLSTLNLLEV from the exons ATGGCTTCGGTTCAGGATAAAGTTGCTGCATTAAATATCATGGGGAAATTTTACAGTCCCCTCAACCTACCTCTTGGTAACATCTGTTTTATGCTTCAAG ATCACAGATTAATCAACAGACCTCAAGATGTACAAACCAAGGTTGAAAAGACAGAAATCTGGAGCCACATCATCGCTGCTCTACAAGCCCAAGTGAAGGTCAAGAAACGCAGGCAGCATCTGAAGTCTCACGATAACTGCTTCTTGGGCTCTGATGCAGTGGATGTTATCCAGGATTATCTGACCCAGAATAGGGTTTTTGGAGATGCTCAGGTTTCCAGAGCCATGGTTGCACGCCTGTGCCAGGTGCTCTTGGACTGTAAGGTGTTTGAGGTGGTGGGAACCAAAGTTCTGGGGAAGACCAGTAAACCAGGAGGCTTCCaggacagcagcagcagcctctACAGATTTCTGAACATGGCGGATCCGTCCCTGGATGTGATGGAAATGTCGCTTTTCCCTCCCAGTGAAGAGAGTTTGATGAACGTCACACCATGCAG ACAGGACTTCTTGTTATTCTCTCATAGTACACCTGTGAAACCAGACCATGCACTGGATCTTCTCACGGAGAAACTGGACTTGACCGGACTTGTTGGTTCTCCTCCCACTGAATGTCTTCCTCCTTCTG TGGTCAGAGAGGTATGGCACGAGCAGACCGTACGGAAGCTGTCTCGGCTGATAGATCTCCCCCTGCTGGAGGGCGTGCTCAGCTGCGCGAAGATCGCTTCTCCCCCGTCTCGTGGCAGTAATAATGAGCCTGACCTCCTCTACACCAGCAACTACCTCGACCGTGAGGTTCTCAAGGCCTTCAAAGAATCACA AGTTGATGTTTGGCTGTCGGCAGCCATAGACCTGCTGGATTTCCTTCCGGATCAGCTTGTGGTGGAGGTGAGCAGAGAGCTGCCCAAGTTCTCCCGTGAGGAAGAGGACGGCCAGAGGATGGATGAATGTAAACTCCTGCTGTTTCGTGTGCTGGACAAACACTACGGACACATAGAGCGCAAGCCTCTCCTCTGTGACAGCATGGAAGACGTCTACACCGAGATCATGGAACTCCTGA TGAATGGGAAGCTTGAACGAGCGCTGGAGGTCCTGCAGTTGACTCTGAAGCTGCTGCCTGTGTCTGCTCGCGAGGAACTGAGACGGCTGCTGGAGTTTATGGCCACAGCTGCAGATGCTGCGAACGTCCGGCTGCACAAAGAA attgAGAATCGTATGGTTGTGAAGAAGACGTTCACCAGAGCCGTCATCCAGAGCAAGAGTCTGACGAGAGGAAAGACGGACCTGCTGATGCTCTTTATGCTCGACAACCACCAGGAGATCTTCAag ATTCCAGGTTCTCTTCACAAACTGGTCAGTGAGAAACTGGATGACATTGTGAAACACAGAGAGACTTCCACAACTG ATACTCTGTTTTGTCAGCGAGTGGCAAGAGAGATGTACACCCACACCATAAAGGACTCGACTAAGAATGAGCTGTACTCTCTCTTGAAAAACATTGACGAAAACCCAAAATATTCCCTGAAAGAGAAGAAACGACTCCTGGCACAGTTTTATAAGGGCCATCCAGACATCTTCATGCAGTACTTTGGGTCTAGACTGAGCACATTAAACCTGCTTGAAGTTTaa
- the depdc7b gene encoding DEP domain-containing protein 7 isoform X2 produces the protein MASVQDKVAALNIMGKFYSPLNLPLDHRLINRPQDVQTKVEKTEIWSHIIAALQAQVKVKKRRQHLKSHDNCFLGSDAVDVIQDYLTQNRVFGDAQVSRAMVARLCQVLLDCKVFEVVGTKVLGKTSKPGGFQDSSSSLYRFLNMADPSLDVMEMSLFPPSEESLMNVTPCRQDFLLFSHSTPVKPDHALDLLTEKLDLTGLVGSPPTECLPPSVVREVWHEQTVRKLSRLIDLPLLEGVLSCAKIASPPSRGSNNEPDLLYTSNYLDREVLKAFKESQVDVWLSAAIDLLDFLPDQLVVEVSRELPKFSREEEDGQRMDECKLLLFRVLDKHYGHIERKPLLCDSMEDVYTEIMELLMNGKLERALEVLQLTLKLLPVSAREELRRLLEFMATAADAANVRLHKEIENRMVVKKTFTRAVIQSKSLTRGKTDLLMLFMLDNHQEIFKIPGSLHKLVSEKLDDIVKHRETSTTDTLFCQRVAREMYTHTIKDSTKNELYSLLKNIDENPKYSLKEKKRLLAQFYKGHPDIFMQYFGSRLSTLNLLEV, from the exons ATGGCTTCGGTTCAGGATAAAGTTGCTGCATTAAATATCATGGGGAAATTTTACAGTCCCCTCAACCTACCTCTTG ATCACAGATTAATCAACAGACCTCAAGATGTACAAACCAAGGTTGAAAAGACAGAAATCTGGAGCCACATCATCGCTGCTCTACAAGCCCAAGTGAAGGTCAAGAAACGCAGGCAGCATCTGAAGTCTCACGATAACTGCTTCTTGGGCTCTGATGCAGTGGATGTTATCCAGGATTATCTGACCCAGAATAGGGTTTTTGGAGATGCTCAGGTTTCCAGAGCCATGGTTGCACGCCTGTGCCAGGTGCTCTTGGACTGTAAGGTGTTTGAGGTGGTGGGAACCAAAGTTCTGGGGAAGACCAGTAAACCAGGAGGCTTCCaggacagcagcagcagcctctACAGATTTCTGAACATGGCGGATCCGTCCCTGGATGTGATGGAAATGTCGCTTTTCCCTCCCAGTGAAGAGAGTTTGATGAACGTCACACCATGCAG ACAGGACTTCTTGTTATTCTCTCATAGTACACCTGTGAAACCAGACCATGCACTGGATCTTCTCACGGAGAAACTGGACTTGACCGGACTTGTTGGTTCTCCTCCCACTGAATGTCTTCCTCCTTCTG TGGTCAGAGAGGTATGGCACGAGCAGACCGTACGGAAGCTGTCTCGGCTGATAGATCTCCCCCTGCTGGAGGGCGTGCTCAGCTGCGCGAAGATCGCTTCTCCCCCGTCTCGTGGCAGTAATAATGAGCCTGACCTCCTCTACACCAGCAACTACCTCGACCGTGAGGTTCTCAAGGCCTTCAAAGAATCACA AGTTGATGTTTGGCTGTCGGCAGCCATAGACCTGCTGGATTTCCTTCCGGATCAGCTTGTGGTGGAGGTGAGCAGAGAGCTGCCCAAGTTCTCCCGTGAGGAAGAGGACGGCCAGAGGATGGATGAATGTAAACTCCTGCTGTTTCGTGTGCTGGACAAACACTACGGACACATAGAGCGCAAGCCTCTCCTCTGTGACAGCATGGAAGACGTCTACACCGAGATCATGGAACTCCTGA TGAATGGGAAGCTTGAACGAGCGCTGGAGGTCCTGCAGTTGACTCTGAAGCTGCTGCCTGTGTCTGCTCGCGAGGAACTGAGACGGCTGCTGGAGTTTATGGCCACAGCTGCAGATGCTGCGAACGTCCGGCTGCACAAAGAA attgAGAATCGTATGGTTGTGAAGAAGACGTTCACCAGAGCCGTCATCCAGAGCAAGAGTCTGACGAGAGGAAAGACGGACCTGCTGATGCTCTTTATGCTCGACAACCACCAGGAGATCTTCAag ATTCCAGGTTCTCTTCACAAACTGGTCAGTGAGAAACTGGATGACATTGTGAAACACAGAGAGACTTCCACAACTG ATACTCTGTTTTGTCAGCGAGTGGCAAGAGAGATGTACACCCACACCATAAAGGACTCGACTAAGAATGAGCTGTACTCTCTCTTGAAAAACATTGACGAAAACCCAAAATATTCCCTGAAAGAGAAGAAACGACTCCTGGCACAGTTTTATAAGGGCCATCCAGACATCTTCATGCAGTACTTTGGGTCTAGACTGAGCACATTAAACCTGCTTGAAGTTTaa
- the depdc7b gene encoding DEP domain-containing protein 7 isoform X3: MASVQDKVAALNIMGKFYSPLNLPLGNICFMLQDHRLINRPQDVQTKVEKTEIWSHIIAALQAQVKVKKRRQHLKSHDNCFLGSDAVDVIQDYLTQNRVFGDAQVSRAMVARLCQVLLDCKVFEVVGTKVLGKTSKPGGFQDSSSSLYRFLNMADPSLDVMEMSLFPPSEESLMNVTPCSTPVKPDHALDLLTEKLDLTGLVGSPPTECLPPSVVREVWHEQTVRKLSRLIDLPLLEGVLSCAKIASPPSRGSNNEPDLLYTSNYLDREVLKAFKESQVDVWLSAAIDLLDFLPDQLVVEVSRELPKFSREEEDGQRMDECKLLLFRVLDKHYGHIERKPLLCDSMEDVYTEIMELLMNGKLERALEVLQLTLKLLPVSAREELRRLLEFMATAADAANVRLHKEIENRMVVKKTFTRAVIQSKSLTRGKTDLLMLFMLDNHQEIFKIPGSLHKLVSEKLDDIVKHRETSTTDTLFCQRVAREMYTHTIKDSTKNELYSLLKNIDENPKYSLKEKKRLLAQFYKGHPDIFMQYFGSRLSTLNLLEV, translated from the exons ATGGCTTCGGTTCAGGATAAAGTTGCTGCATTAAATATCATGGGGAAATTTTACAGTCCCCTCAACCTACCTCTTGGTAACATCTGTTTTATGCTTCAAG ATCACAGATTAATCAACAGACCTCAAGATGTACAAACCAAGGTTGAAAAGACAGAAATCTGGAGCCACATCATCGCTGCTCTACAAGCCCAAGTGAAGGTCAAGAAACGCAGGCAGCATCTGAAGTCTCACGATAACTGCTTCTTGGGCTCTGATGCAGTGGATGTTATCCAGGATTATCTGACCCAGAATAGGGTTTTTGGAGATGCTCAGGTTTCCAGAGCCATGGTTGCACGCCTGTGCCAGGTGCTCTTGGACTGTAAGGTGTTTGAGGTGGTGGGAACCAAAGTTCTGGGGAAGACCAGTAAACCAGGAGGCTTCCaggacagcagcagcagcctctACAGATTTCTGAACATGGCGGATCCGTCCCTGGATGTGATGGAAATGTCGCTTTTCCCTCCCAGTGAAGAGAGTTTGATGAACGTCACACCATGCAG TACACCTGTGAAACCAGACCATGCACTGGATCTTCTCACGGAGAAACTGGACTTGACCGGACTTGTTGGTTCTCCTCCCACTGAATGTCTTCCTCCTTCTG TGGTCAGAGAGGTATGGCACGAGCAGACCGTACGGAAGCTGTCTCGGCTGATAGATCTCCCCCTGCTGGAGGGCGTGCTCAGCTGCGCGAAGATCGCTTCTCCCCCGTCTCGTGGCAGTAATAATGAGCCTGACCTCCTCTACACCAGCAACTACCTCGACCGTGAGGTTCTCAAGGCCTTCAAAGAATCACA AGTTGATGTTTGGCTGTCGGCAGCCATAGACCTGCTGGATTTCCTTCCGGATCAGCTTGTGGTGGAGGTGAGCAGAGAGCTGCCCAAGTTCTCCCGTGAGGAAGAGGACGGCCAGAGGATGGATGAATGTAAACTCCTGCTGTTTCGTGTGCTGGACAAACACTACGGACACATAGAGCGCAAGCCTCTCCTCTGTGACAGCATGGAAGACGTCTACACCGAGATCATGGAACTCCTGA TGAATGGGAAGCTTGAACGAGCGCTGGAGGTCCTGCAGTTGACTCTGAAGCTGCTGCCTGTGTCTGCTCGCGAGGAACTGAGACGGCTGCTGGAGTTTATGGCCACAGCTGCAGATGCTGCGAACGTCCGGCTGCACAAAGAA attgAGAATCGTATGGTTGTGAAGAAGACGTTCACCAGAGCCGTCATCCAGAGCAAGAGTCTGACGAGAGGAAAGACGGACCTGCTGATGCTCTTTATGCTCGACAACCACCAGGAGATCTTCAag ATTCCAGGTTCTCTTCACAAACTGGTCAGTGAGAAACTGGATGACATTGTGAAACACAGAGAGACTTCCACAACTG ATACTCTGTTTTGTCAGCGAGTGGCAAGAGAGATGTACACCCACACCATAAAGGACTCGACTAAGAATGAGCTGTACTCTCTCTTGAAAAACATTGACGAAAACCCAAAATATTCCCTGAAAGAGAAGAAACGACTCCTGGCACAGTTTTATAAGGGCCATCCAGACATCTTCATGCAGTACTTTGGGTCTAGACTGAGCACATTAAACCTGCTTGAAGTTTaa